From one Triticum urartu cultivar G1812 chromosome 3, Tu2.1, whole genome shotgun sequence genomic stretch:
- the LOC125549545 gene encoding disease resistance protein PIK6-NP-like, with product MAGMAQSAVDSLLGRLSALLVDEAQLLRGVRGDVRFIRDEMESMNSLLAHLTEAEHRAHHVRTWMKQVVGLARDSEAYVELFARQVGGGPRAGEGLLGSLRRMLQFLRTVPVRHRVATRIRELKDRVREVGKRRQRYGVTVPSVATEQGPAGGALTLIDDVEQLQTSFASAGDIWGRSLLELELDLDGEALFNQGIQHVIEEHIHNQYIGEPTCPHVLQILWDNKTMWDKPFVDRFALEIYHRCSRSALFEWKARVPAMYIDSDRYIHNWYGDGEIVTDLQQHIMRQIPAMISSAADIQTYLRRKRVLILLESTHKTHDTYHKRIKELIGDDDSDDYGFRRDRSIIIITADVTYSSHNYTRVYPPRAIYKAFYDKAKELTHEGVHCNHQYVEEILDKCYPHAFTMKMFMHLVQANPQRTDNELQNIMGSISSCIRLNKSVPKQMLMWCYNDLPSKYKSCLMYLSIFPKDRTITRTTLVRRWIAEGLINPTREYYTTQGQLDNATTLEVVAKHHFEMLVARGFIRPVDISDACNIKTCTLHHEASEFIARIAIDVNFVDTDLPQSFAQHLSIHNRIPLQACHPPMEVANDIVASLPYLAKSSQWKLLKVMDLEGCRGLKKKHLKIICKIILLRYFSLRNTDVTELPKQIEMLTCLETLDIRQTTVRAFATKSIMLPMLKHMLAGESQTCPPPSNNNPERFQESFVGVRLPNGVQRMEKLEMLSHVDVSHSVDDMISIGQLLRLRKLGVILDRKNRDGLLDLLFQQIEKLHGCLLSLSIQVNHPVTSDGVIIHDDADEVHALGSPPKLLRSLNIRGIRNGLLGWIAELDKLVKLTLSETYLGEDALGIIGNLGVLACLRLLHKSYNGSKLHIKNGEFISLKSLIVRGNDITSIHFNEGASPKLEMFVWSFARMEAMDGLDELYYLKKVELYGDCNPQPLRDQMWRRLYFQYLQDQMWRRLDFKHNGQQMLVQRDYEDVVAV from the coding sequence ATGGCGGGGATGGCGCAGAGCGCGGTGGACTCTCTGCTGGGGAGGCTGAGCGCGCTGCTGGTGGACGAGGCGCAGCTGCTGCGCGGCGTCCGCGGCGACGTGCGCTTCATCAGGGACGAGATGGAGAGCATGAACAGCCTGCTCGCCCACCTCACCGAGGCGGAGCACCGCGCCCACCACGTCCGTACGTGGATGAAGCAGGTGGTGGGCCTCGCCCGCGACAGCGAGGCCTACGTGGAGCTCTTCGCCCGGCAGGTCGGCGGCGGCCCCCGCGCCGGCGAGGGCCTCCTGGGCTCCCTGCGGAGGATGCTCCAGTTCCTGAGGACCGTCCCTGTCCGGCACCGCGTGGCGACCCGGATCCGGGAGCTCAAGGACCGGGTGCGTGAGGTGGGCAAGAGGCGACAGAGGTACGGCGTCACCGTGCCTTCTGTCGCCACCGAGCAAGGCCCAGCCGGTGGCGCGTTGACACTCATCGACGACGTGGAGCAGCTGCAGACATCATTTGCATCTGCTGGGGACATCTGGGGGCGCtctttgctcgagctcgagctagACCTAGACGGTGAGGCTCTCTTCAACCAAGGCATCCAACATGTCATCGAAGAGCACATACACAACCAATACATTGGCGAGCCTACATGTCCACATGTCCTTCAGATCTTATGGGACAACAAAACAATGTGGGACAAGCCATTTGTGGATCGTTTTGCTTTGGAAATTTACCACCGTTGCTCCAGGTCCGCCTTATTCGAGTGGAAGGCTAGGGTACCTGCCATGTACATTGACAGTGACCGTTACATTCACAACTGGTACGGCGACGGCGAGATAGTGACAGATCTTCAGCAACATATTATGAGACAAATACCAGCAATGATATCTTCAGCTGCTGACATCCAAACGTATCTGAGAAGAAAACGGGTCTTGATCCTTCTTGAAAGCACCCACAAGACTCATGACACATACCACAAAAGAATCAAGGAGCTTATAGGTGATGATGACAGTGATGACTATGGTTTTCGACGTGATAGATCCATAATAATCATCACCGCTGACGTCACCTATTCTTCTCATAATTACACAAGAGTTTACCCTCCACGTGCTATATACAAGGCCTTCTACGATAAAGCCAAGGAGCTTACACATGAGGGTGTACACTGCAACCATCAGTATGTCGAAGAGATTTTGGACAAATGTTACCCTCATGCCTTTACGATGAAGATGTTCATGCATCTTGTCCAGGCAAATCCCCAAAGGACGGATAATGAGCTTCAAAACATCATGGGGAGCATATCAAGTTGTATAAGGCTCAACAAAAGTGTCCCTAAGCAAATGCTCATGTGGTGCTACAATGACCTGCCTAGCAAATACAAGAGTTGCTTGATGTATCTATCCATTTTCCCCAAAGATCGCACCATCACAAGGACAACCCTAGTTAGAAGATGGATTGCTGAGGGCCTCATAAACCCTACAAGAGAGTACTACACTACCCAAGGTCAGTTGGATAATGCAACAACACTAGAGGTTGTAGCCAAGCACCATTTCGAGATGCTCGTCGCTCGAGGGTTCATTCGTCCTGTTGATATCAGTGATGCATGCAACATCAAGACATGCACATTACATCATGAAGCTTCCGAGTTCATCGCCAGGATTGCCATAGATGTCAACTTTGTGGACACAGATTTGCCACAAAGTTTTGCACAACACCTTTCCATCCATAACAGAATACCACTACAAGCATGTCATCCTCCTATGGAAGTTGCCAATGACATAGTAGCATCTCTTCCATATTTGGCCAAGTCATCTCAATGGAAGCTCTTGAAGGTGATGGATCTAGAGGGTTGCAGAGGGTTGAAGAAGAAACATCTTAAGATTATTTGTAAGATAATACTGCTCAGATATTTCAGCCTCAGGAATACAGATGTCACTGAACTTCCAAAGCAAATAGAGATGCTAACATGCTTGGAGACATTGGACATCCGGCAAACTACAGTAAGGGCGTTCGCCACAAAGTCTATTATGCTTCCGATGCTAAAGCATATGCTTGCTGGGGAGAGTCAGACATGCCCTCCTCCTTCAAACAACAATCCTGAGAGGTTTCAAGAGTCATTTGTGGGGGTGCGCCTTCCCAATGGCGTCCAAAGAATGGAAAAACTGGAGATGTTGTCTCATGTTGATGTTTCCCACAGTGTTGATGATATGATCAGCATCGGACAACTGCTGCGACTAAGGAAACTAGGTGTGATCCTCGATAGGAAGAATAGAGATGGCTTGTTGGATCTTTTGTTCCAACAGATTGAGAAGTTGCATGGTTGCCTCCTTTCCTTGTCAATCCAGGTCAACCATCCGGTTACAAGTGACGGTGTTATTATTCATGATGATGCAGACGAGGTGCATGCATTGGGCTCGCCTCCGAAACTCCTTCGGAGCCTAAACATCAGAGGCATCAGAAATGGGCTCCTTGGCTGGATCGCAGAGCTCGATAAGCTCGTCAAGTTAACACTGAGCGAAACTTACCTTGGGGAAGATGCTCTAGGCATCATTGGCAATCTTGGAGTTCTAGCTTGTCTCAGGCTTCTGCACAAGTCGTACAACGGAAGCAAGCTCCACATCAAGAATGGAGAGTTCATTAGCCTCAAGTCTTTGATCGTCCGAGGCAACGACATCACCAGCATTCACTTTAACGAAGGTGCATCACCTAAGCTTGAGATGTTTGTGTGGTCTTTTGCCAGAATGGAGGCCATGGATGGACTCGATGAGCTTTACTATTTGAAGAAGGTTGAGCTCTATGGTGACTGCAACCCACAGCCCCTGCGAGACCAGATGTGGAGGAGGTTGTATTTCCAGTACCTGCAAGATCAGATGTGGAGGAGGTTGGATTTCAAGCACAACGGACAGCAAATGTTAGTGCAAAGAGACTATGAAGATGTGGTTGCTGTTTGA